The following are encoded in a window of Dysidea avara chromosome 4, odDysAvar1.4, whole genome shotgun sequence genomic DNA:
- the LOC136252151 gene encoding uncharacterized protein translates to MDDIRNDVYLRVRDVLLRHHRYGFRYVGTLYRNEWRTWLFVMNDSVDLKELAGCEGNTAASCTGQDTIPDGEHSSANSRTDLPAAENVGDESKDDHFHSEGAAKSVSSKKKSWQGHYCCVPDCHNSAGHRKEQEKLGLPKISFHTFPVANSAKGKKWIALIRRDPGKHFAITQNTKICSEHFVLDDYKSGGEKQCLKLSADPSVFPWNQKKKRMSITSTKALQPLTVDSCGVKDISALDVDMDTYDGELQHFITDCEGTDSPNSITDFERETLKLQNQVADLGCIPTGTSSKLAETERQLAVTQSKLVEMERQLAVAQSKLAETEKQLADMQSKLADNERQFANVQSNLTDTQSKLLQMQCKLADMERKLADSENMLKKSLFRMENIKGNDTLVKFYTGFNDYETLVAFYEEILESDAKVMRQWSGHRSECDYSDVKVRRTFKLPLQEQFFLTLVWLRLGLLEHDIAYRFDISQPSVSRITNTWINLMFHSFKSIETFPAWHVVKKYMPETFKKDYPNTRVIIDATEFSVERPSSLLSQACTYSAY, encoded by the exons AtggacgatatccgcaatgacgtatACTTACGCGTGCGTGACGTTTTATTGCGTCACCATCGTTATGGCTTCCGAtatgtggggactttgtacaggaaTGAATGGCGAACGTGGCTGTTTGTGATGAATGACTCAGTAGATCTGAAGGAACTTGCTG GGTGTGAAGGCAACACTGCTGCGTCCTGCACTGGCCAGGATACCATTCCAG ATGGTGAACACAGTAGTGCTAACAGCAGAACTGATCTACCTGCAGCAGAGAATGTTGGAGATGAATCAAAGGATGATCACTTTCATAGTGAAGGTGCAGCCAAATCTGTCAGTAGCAAGAAAAAGTCTTGGCAAGGGCACTATTGTTGCGTACCAGATTGTCACAATTCTGCTGGTCACAGGAAAGAGCAGGAAAAATTAGGTCTGCCAAAAATATCATTTCACACTTTTCCTGTTGCAAATTCAGCTAAAGGAAAAAAGTGGATTGCTTTAATTCGCCGTGATCCTGGAAAGCACTTTGCTATTACACAGAATACTAAAATTTGTTCGGAGCATTTTGTACTTGATGATTATAAGTCTGGAGGTGAAAAGCAATGTCTTAAACTTTCCGCCGATCCTTCTGTATTTCCATGGAATCAGAAAAAGAAACGTATGTCGATAACTTCAACGAAGGCATTGCAGCCATTAACAGTTGATAGCTGTGGTGTGAAGGATATTTCTGCACTTGATGTTGATATGGATACATATGATGGAGAACTGCAACATTTTATTACTGATTGTGAAGGTACCGATTCTCCTAATTCTATAACAGATTTTGAAAGAGAGACTCTAAAGCTTCAAAATCAAGTAGCAGATTTGGGGTGCATTCCTACTGGTACATCGAGTAAGCTTGCAGAAACTGAAAGACAGTTGGCAGTTACACAGAGCAAGCTTGTAGAGATGGAAAGACAGTTGGCAGTTGCACAGAGCAAGCTTGCAGAGACTGAAAAGCAGTTGGCCGATATGCAGAGCAAGCTTGCAGATAATGAAAGACAGTTCGCCAATGTACAGAGTAATCTAACTGATACCCAGAGTAAACTATTGCAAATGCAATGTAAGCTAGCAGATATGGAAAGAAAGCTTGCAGATTCAGAGAATATGCTTAAAAAGTCTTTGTTTAGGATGGAAAACATCAAGGGCAATGACACTTTAGTAAAATTTTACACTGGTTTCAATGACTATGAAACACTGGTGGCATTTTATGAGGAGATTTTAGAATCTGATGCTAAAGTGATGCGGCAATGGAGTGGCCATAGAAGTGAATGTGACTACAGTGATGTGAAAGTCAGACGTACCTTCAAGCTTCCATTACAAGAGCAATTTTTTTTGACATTAGTTTGGCTACGACTAGGCTTACTTGAACATGACATCGCCTACAGATTTGATATTTCACAGCCATCTGTGTCGCGAATCACAAACACTTGGATCAACTTGATGTTCCACAGTTTTAAGTCAATTGAAACATTTCCAGCTTGGCACGTAGTCAAAAAATATATGCCCGAGACTTTCAAGAAAGATTATCCTAACACTAGAGTTATAATTGATGCTACTGAGTTTTCAGTTGAGCGACCATCTTCTTTGCTTTCTCAAGCTTGCACATATTCAGCGTACTAA
- the LOC136252146 gene encoding uncharacterized protein isoform X2, giving the protein MNDSVDLKELAGCEGNTAASCAGQDTIPDGEHSSANSSPAAENGRDRILGYGNHSGCLSHDDLVAFTADSGMDGLADCSTYVLRDGAYSDAAETSTVGSEDLDNIIDDDTDNDGILLTEADIPSAKSSRDKALGSDYLDKITDDDPDDGILLTEADIPRVKSSGDKALGSEDLDDDPDDDAILLTEADIPGASLNGKHPSELNVTELKRWLNCRGAPVSGRKPELIDRVCNYIKYGWDIYLVDPDGGANVQNKLQVAQLNKNPEDVTLLRIIPDIKDSLWTKEICKAPSVTFGTIYQFLVERKVLIKKANHLESVIDRRDGSDLGVHVQGWPCSEGSIPSNAKSPRVCLHRSICTTINEEEQFVQCTCSIV; this is encoded by the exons GGTGTGAAGGCAACACTGCTGCGTCCTGCGCTGGCCAGGATACCATTCCAG ATGGTGAACACAGTAGTGCTAACAGCAGTCCAGCAGCAGAGAATGGCAGGGATAGGATCCTTG GTTATGGCAACCACAGTGGCTGCTTATCGCATGACGACTTGGTAGCTTTCACAGCAGACAGTGGCATGGATGGGCTTGCTG ACTGTAGTACCTATGTTTTGCGTGATGGTGCATATTCTGATGCAGCGGAGACTAGTACAGTCG GCTCTGAAGatcttgataatattattgatgaTGATACTGACAATGATGGTATTTTATTGACGGAAGCTGATATACCTAGTGCGAAGAGTAGTAGGGATAAGGCCCTTG GCTCTGACTATCTCGATAAGATCACTGATGACGATCCTGATGATGGTATTTTATTGACAGAAGCCGATATACCTCGTGTGAAGAGCAGTGGGGATAAGGCCCTTG GCTCTGAAGATCTCGATGATGATCCTGATGATGATGCTATTTTATTGACGGAAGCTGATATACCTGGTGCATCACTAAATGGCAAGCATCCTTCAGAGCTGAATGTTACAGAGCTGAAGAGGTGGCTCAACTGTCGTGGTGCGCCTGTGAGTGGAAGAAAGCCAGAGCTGATTGATCG AGTATGTAATTATATCAAGTATGGCTGGGACATTTACCTTGTTGATCCTGATGGTGGTGCTAATGTACAGAATAAGCTACAAGTGGCACAGTTGAATAAGAATCCTGAAGATGTTACTTTACTGCGGATCATTCCTGACATTAAGGACAGCCTCTGGACCAAGGAGATTTGCAAAGCCCCCAGTGTTACTTTCGGCACGATTTATCAGTTTTTAGTTGAACGTAAAGTTTTAATCAAGAAAGCCAACCATTTAGAGAGTGTGATTGATAGGAGAGACGGTTCTGATCTTGGAGTTCATGTTCAAG GATGGCCATGTTCAGAAGGTTCGATACCATCTAATGCCAAGTCTCCCAGAGTATGTTTGCATCGGAGCATCTGTACTACCATCAATGAAGAAGAACAATTTGTACAATGTACGTGTAGTATTGTCTAA
- the LOC136252146 gene encoding uncharacterized protein isoform X1, giving the protein MNDSVDLKELAGCEGNTAASCAGQDTIPDGEHSSANSSPAAENGRDRILGYGNHSGCLSHDDLVAFTADSGMDGLADCSTYVLRDGAYSDAAETSTVGSEDLDNIIDDDTDNDGILLTEADIPSAKSSRDKALGSDYLDKITDDDPDDGILLTEADIPRVKSSGDKALGSEDLDDDPDDDAILLTEADIPGASLNGKHPSELNVTELKRWLNCRGAPVSGRKPELIDRVCNYIKYGWDIYLVDPDGGANVQNKLQVAQLNKNPEDVTLLRIIPDIKDSLWTKEICKAPSVTFGTIYQFLVERKVLIKKANHLESVIDRRDGSDLGVHVQGNVNLSPGTSESVSYTRTLDKAYCFFQDGHVQKVRYHLMPSLPEYVCIGASVLPSMKKNNLYNVRVVLSNNTAHVCKAICDCPAGLSGCCNHITATLYCVQEYFHLKINEEDEKSCTEKRQSWNVPKKKKVDARPTKLVTLTKKVYGVEKQPKLCRVNQWDCRPTSRRTAHPERRTSLVNRLSQIHQMKTVAASHAVSSAVSDGDKKKASKTQSMLCSYGTSCFLQLLDEEPAPSENRLDQIRKERIARAEAKKLQFQLSLLCLTKIVNHDHDYCTTTSLIQRKIDGVPAPHHLVRNLYEEHVCISPTEAADLEIKTRTQAQSSLWHEERKFRITASIMKTVCHRKPKTDMIPFINSKLAPKPITTPAIDYGKRNEDVAIGCYIDHQRKKGVIVKVCKCGLWIDSAIPWLAATPDSILEVGEDRGCLEVKCPYVCANMSLAQASMKSSSFCLQNGNGTLQLKRNHQYFYQIQVQLHVTRLLWCDFVVWTPNEIYIEKIDYDQRFIEKAISKARTFYFTVFLPAIVPYVLIHDDNMPIVDLPSAPVVTKTASTVYEEIEPLDFVSPAETFTIPEAVENAVYKDVMSEYVPAISKSQQSPCVLPSVIHDKSSQVVNPFTMTKTVKQSTQSVCATKTSITKTPLKVDDYCEEVSIMGVSAISHSPRQLSIVLQQLHYAQHKVYGDGNCLYHAIAHQAGFIEQKSSGDVFVAQQLRILALHCMNKYPEVRREDGITQLQWEGKKSRILQLSEWGGDLEVRLLAITIGREIVVVTGCRGMFTSARKFPCKTPPVPKMRGGIFIPIEIAELCVQWNNYEPIPFLIVYNGVNHYDSTVCIS; this is encoded by the exons GGTGTGAAGGCAACACTGCTGCGTCCTGCGCTGGCCAGGATACCATTCCAG ATGGTGAACACAGTAGTGCTAACAGCAGTCCAGCAGCAGAGAATGGCAGGGATAGGATCCTTG GTTATGGCAACCACAGTGGCTGCTTATCGCATGACGACTTGGTAGCTTTCACAGCAGACAGTGGCATGGATGGGCTTGCTG ACTGTAGTACCTATGTTTTGCGTGATGGTGCATATTCTGATGCAGCGGAGACTAGTACAGTCG GCTCTGAAGatcttgataatattattgatgaTGATACTGACAATGATGGTATTTTATTGACGGAAGCTGATATACCTAGTGCGAAGAGTAGTAGGGATAAGGCCCTTG GCTCTGACTATCTCGATAAGATCACTGATGACGATCCTGATGATGGTATTTTATTGACAGAAGCCGATATACCTCGTGTGAAGAGCAGTGGGGATAAGGCCCTTG GCTCTGAAGATCTCGATGATGATCCTGATGATGATGCTATTTTATTGACGGAAGCTGATATACCTGGTGCATCACTAAATGGCAAGCATCCTTCAGAGCTGAATGTTACAGAGCTGAAGAGGTGGCTCAACTGTCGTGGTGCGCCTGTGAGTGGAAGAAAGCCAGAGCTGATTGATCG AGTATGTAATTATATCAAGTATGGCTGGGACATTTACCTTGTTGATCCTGATGGTGGTGCTAATGTACAGAATAAGCTACAAGTGGCACAGTTGAATAAGAATCCTGAAGATGTTACTTTACTGCGGATCATTCCTGACATTAAGGACAGCCTCTGGACCAAGGAGATTTGCAAAGCCCCCAGTGTTACTTTCGGCACGATTTATCAGTTTTTAGTTGAACGTAAAGTTTTAATCAAGAAAGCCAACCATTTAGAGAGTGTGATTGATAGGAGAGACGGTTCTGATCTTGGAGTTCATGTTCAAGGTAATGTCAATCTGAGCCCTGGTACATCTGAATCAGTTAGCTATACTCGCACGTTGGACAAAGCTTATTGCTTTTTTCAGGATGGCCATGTTCAGAAGGTTCGATACCATCTAATGCCAAGTCTCCCAGAGTATGTTTGCATCGGAGCATCTGTACTACCATCAATGAAGAAGAACAATTTGTACAATGTACGTGTAGTATTGTCTAACAACACTGCACATGTGTGCAAAGCCATCTGTGATTGCCCAGCTGGATTATCTGGCTGCTGCAATCACATTACAGCTACGCTATACTGTGTTCAAGAATATTTTCATTTAAAGATCAATGAAGAGGATGAGAAGAGTTGTACTGAAAAGCGGCAATCCTGGAATGTTCCAAAGAAGAAGAAGGTAGATGCACGACCAACTAAGTTGGTCACATTGACTAAAAAAGTTTACGGGGTAGAAAAACAACCAAAACTCTGTAGAGTTAATCAGTGGGATTGTCGACCTACGTCCAGAAGGACTGCACATCCGGAAAGAAGAACAAGTTTGGTGAACAGATTGAGTCAGATACACCAAATGAAAACTGTAGCTGCATCCCACGCTGTTTCTTCAGCTGTCAGTGATGGTGACAAGAAGAAAGCATCTAAGACACAATCTATGTTATGTAGCTATGGAACATCTTGTTTTTTACAGCTGTTGGATGAGGAACCAGCTCCATCAGAAAACAGACTTGACCAAATTAGAAAAGAACGAATTGCCAGAGCAGAAGCCAAGAAACTTCAATTTCAGCTGAGTTTATTGTGCCTCACCAAAATAGTAAATCATGACCATGATTACTGTACAACTACTTCATTGATCCAGCGTAAAATTGATGGTGTGCCTGCTCCACACCATTTGGTCAGGAATCTTTATGAAGAGCACGTATGTATCAGTCCAACAGAGGCAGCAGATTTGGAAATCAAAACTCGAACTCAAGCTCAGTCGAGTCTTTGGCATGAAGAGCGAAAGTTCCGAATTACTGCTTCAATAATGAAGACTGTGTGTCATAGAAAGCCAAAAACAGATATGATTCCTTTTATCAACAGCAAGTTAGCTCCAAAACCTATCACCACACCTGCAATTGACTATGGAAAAAGAAATGAAGATGTTGCAATTGGATGTTACATTGACCATCAGAGGAAGAAGGGAGTTATTGTGAAGGTGTGTAAATGTGGCTTGTGGATTGATTCAGCCATACCATGGTTAGCTGCAACTCCAGACTCCATACTTGAAGTGGGTGAGGACAGAGGATGCTTGGAGGTGAAGTGTCCTTATGTATGTGCCAATATGTCACTTGCTCAGGCTTCAATGAAATCATCCTCTTTTTGTTTACAAAATGGTAACGGAACTTTGCaattaaaaagaaaccaccagtaTTTTTATCAGATTCAAGTACAGCTTCATGTTACCCGTCTGTTATGGTGCGACTTTGTAGTATGGACTCCTAATGAAATTTACATCGAGAAGATTGATTATGACCAAAGATTTATTGAAAAGGCCATTTCAAAGGCTCGGACTTTCTATTTCACTGTGTTTTTGCCAGCTATAGTTCCATATGTCCTCATTCATGATGATAACATGCCGATTGTTGATCTGCCTTCTGCTCCTGTTGTGACAAAAACTGCGAGTACTGTGTACGAAGAAATTGAACCATTAGATTTTGTGAGTCCAGCAGAAACTTTCACCATACCTGAAGCTGTAGAAAATGCTGTCTACAAAGATGTCATGAGTGAATATGTTCCTGCAATAAGCAAGTCACAGCAATCGCCATGTGTACTTCCATCGGTTATTCATGACAAGAGCTCACAAGTTGTCAACCCTTTTACTATGACAAAAACTGTGAAGCAGAGTACTCAATCTGTTTGTGCAACAAAAACCTCTATTACAAAAACACCACTGAAAGTGGATGACTATTGTGAGGAGGTTTCAATTATGGGTGTCTCTGCCATCAGCCACTCACCTCGACAGTTATCTATTGTATTGCAGCAACTGCATTATGCACAGCATAAAGTTTATGGTGATGGCAATTGCTTATATCATGCAATAGCTCACCAAGCTGGGTTTATTGAGCAAAAGTCTTCTGGAGACGTATTTGTTGCTCAACAGCTAAGAATTCTAGCATTGCATTGTATGAATAAATACCCAGAAGTACGTAGAGAGGATGGCATTACACAGCTTCAGTGGGAGGGAAAAAAAAGCCGTATTTTGCAGTTGAGTGAATGGGGAGGTGATTTGGAAGTTCGTCTACTTGCTATAACAATTGGAAGAGAAATAGTGGTTGTGACTGGATGCAGAGGAATGTTTACATCAGCACGGAAATTTCCATGTAAAACACCTCCTGTGCCAAAAATGAGAGGGGGCATTTTTATTCCTATTGAAATTGCAGAGTTGTGTGTGCAGTGGAATAACTATGAACCAATACCATTTCTTATTGTATACAATGGTGTTAATCATTACGATTCTACTGTTTGTATAAGTTAg